The DNA region CGTCCTGTGTGATCCTGTCTGCACCCACTATTACTTTGTCAACCATGCCGTTCTTCATCACATGGCCGGACATGGAGTCTGTGATAAGCGTGACCGGGATGTTGTCCTGCATAAGTTCCCATGTGGTGATACGCCCACCCTGGTTCAACGGCCGTGTCTCACAGGCAATGACCTCTATCTCTTTTCCCTTTTCCACTGCAGATCTGATAACTCCCAGTGCTGTGCCCCAGTCCACACATGCCATCCTGCCGGCATTGCAGTGTGTCATGACCCTGTCACCGTCTTCAAGCAGCCTGTGGCCGTGCTTTCCGATGGCTTTATTGATCTTCACATCATCATCTGCAATTCTAAGTGCTTCGGATATCACAATGTCCTGTATGCTGTCAAGGTCATAGGCATCTTCTGTTGCTTTTAGAATCCTGTTAACAGCCCATGCAAGATTTATCGCTGTAGGCCGTGTTGCTTTGAGTGTGTCACCAGCGACCTTCAGGTCCTTGAGCAACATTTCCATGGATGTTGCACTGCTGAGGGTTACTGCAAGTGCCATTCCAAACCCGCCAGCTGCTGCGAGTGCAGGAGCACCCCTTACCCTCAGTGACCTTATTGCCTCACAAATTGAAGCAAGGTTATCGCATTCAATGATCTTGAGCTCTTTTGGCAGGTATGTCTGGTCTACCAATGTGATACTTTTGGCTTCATCATTCCAGTCTATTGTTCTCATGTGGACCACTTCATGACCTCTAATGGCACTTCCGGATAAAAAAGTATTCAATTTGTTCTTCCGGTAATCTTCCAATTAATGAATTTTTTTTGGATAGTCCCGACATTCTTTTTATATATGGTCTTTTCATATTATTGTCTAATGACAAAACCCAGGGTGTTCCATGACCCTGTTCACGGAACTATCATTTTATCCGAATTAGAACAGCTTCTGATCGATACTCCACAGTTCCAGAGACTTCGGGGCATACAGCAACTAGGGCTTGCAGATGTCGTATTTCCAGGTGCTAATCATACACGCTTTGAGCACAGCGTTGGTACCATGCACACAGCATCTCTTTTAGGTAATTATCTTGAACTTGAGGACGAGTCTGTACTGAAACTCAGGCTTGCAGGCCTTCTTCATGATATTGGTCATTCTGCTTTTTCCCACGCTGTGGAAAGTATCCTCAAAAGAGATCCTGAGATTAGGCCGAAAGTTAATGGCAAAGGCTTCCTTACTCATGAGGCTTTTACAAAACATATCGTTTCAAAGGTCCTGCCGGGAACGTCTGTTATTTCAAGATTTGTATCTCATGAGCTTGGTCGGGACCCTTATGATTTCTTTTCCGAGGTATCAAAGATTGCCACAGGTGACGTTTCCATTGAAAAACCGTATCTTTCACAATTAATGTCCGGTGATATCGATGCAGACAGGATCGACTTTTTGCTAAGGGATTCATATCATACAGGTGTATCGCTGGGGCTCATCGATCTTGATCAGATCATACAATGTCTCTGTATCAGGGGAGATAATGTGGTCCTTGGTGATCCTGAGGCTGGAAGTTTCGGTGAGGAACTGACACTTGCAGCAGTAGAATCCATGCTTATTGCCCGCTCCCATCACTACACTGCTATCATACATCACCCTCTCACACAGTCTGTGAGGGTGATGCTTCTGAATGCCCTGGAAAACACTTTGTTAAAACTGAGGGGAGAACTTGGGGATGGGGCAGTTGCTGAAATGGTGGCAGAGTTCTTTACAAGTTATAATGATGCTGACCTGCTCAATCTGATAAGCAGGAATGGCGATGAGGCTGCAAGGAAGCTGTTGAGCGATATCCGTGATGGCAGGATATATACTCCTGTGGCGAGGTTCAATCAAAAGACGCTCTCTCCCGGAACAAGGATGGCACTTTCCACGATCGCACAACACGGTGTGGCAACAAAGATGCTGGAGAAGGGGCTTGAGAAGGAATTAGGTGATGTGCTTGTGGACCTTAGCATTGCAACAGGTGTTCCAAAGAGTGCAATGGTGATCGCAGGTGGTCATGAGAATTTCTTCTATGATGAATCGGCTCTTGCCAATGGACTGGTGCGTGCTATATCCAGGCAGATGTCCCTTACGGCTTTCACTCATCCGGATGCAGCTATAGGTTCAGAATTGGCCTCCGCACAAGAAAAGATGCGTGATCTTGTTGATGACCTCTCCCCGAGGTTGCTGAATTTTATAAGGGGTGACCAGTACCTGCCGATCGAAGGTCTGATTCTTCTTCTTTATGCTATCCACAAGCTTTTCGAGGTGGAAAAGGACGGCTTCATCTCAATTCCACGTATCAGGAACATTACATGGCTGTATCGGAATGTAGCATTCTTCAAGGAGGACAGCAGGTTAAAATACCTGTTCGACTATGATTTCCACACAAGATACGGTTTCCCTTACAGCAACAAGGTCTATGAGGACATTCAGCTGCTGGTCGCCATGGGTATTGTGGACGAGGACCTGCGCTACTTTGAGAAGGACGGACGCTTCAGGCAGCGTTATGAGTATGCATTCACCGATGCAGGTGTGCAGTATGCTGCTTCGATCGTTGATTCCTATGGGCGTGAGTTCGGGATGATGACCGAGTATCTTACAATGAACAAACATTCAATACCTCGCGATATTGTGACAATTCCTCTGGCAAGGTACCAAAGGGACAGGAAAAAAAGGACATCAGGTGCAAATAGATGAAATTAGGTGAAGTAGTGCTGTTAAAGACCAGCCACAGAGGAAAGATAAGGGAATTCATTACATCAGTATCTGATGAAAAGTTCCACACGGACTTTGGTATGATCGAGATGTCAGAGCTTCTGGAAAAAGATGCTGGCGATACTGTGGTTTCCCACATGGGTCAGGAGTTCGTGATTCAGCTTCCAAGGATGCCGGATTTCTTCAGACATGCAAAGCGCACTGGCGCACCTATCATGCCCAAGGATATTGGTATGATACTGGGATACACCGGCATTAACAAGAACGACGTTGTGCTCGATGCGGGAACCGGGTCTGGTATTCTTGCAATGTATCTGGGTTCCATTGCAAAGAGGGTACTGAGCTTTGAGATAAGGGAGGACTTCGTTGATGTGGCTCGTGAGAATATCCGCCGTGCAGGTTTGGAAAATGTGGAGGTTCGCTGTGGTAATATCGTTGATGAGGCCGGAGAGCTTGACGAGAAGTTCAATGCAGTGATCCTTGATACAATTGATTCAGCAAGTGTTGTACCTCATGTTCCTTCTATACTGGCTCCGGGTGGTTTCCTTGTTACTTATTCTCCGTTCCTTGAGCAGACCTCACAGATAAGAAAAGCAATAGATGAAGCTGATTTCTTCGAAGTAAGGACGATTGAATGTATTGAGCGTGCTATGTCCTTCTCAGACCGCGGCACACGTCCTTCAACTTCAAGGGTCGGACACACTGGTTACATTACCATTGCCAGAATGTAACTACGGCATTGATCTAAAAAAAGAAGTTACCTGACACCATCTGCGGTTATTGTGAATTCGCAGGTGGTACCTTCGGGACGGGATCTATGTTTCCAGAGCTTTGCACGGCGTGTGCCGGTGCCTGTTCTTTCAAGCTGGACGATCGTCTTGGATATGTGTTCAAGACCGCTGCCTCCTATTGGTTTGAGCGTATTGGTATTGATATCTGAGTATACCTGGTTGGTTATTACCACCACGATGCCACGCTTACGTGCAAGGCTATGAAGGAATCCTATCTGGTTCGATAGCTCTCTTCTTGTCCTGATACTTGAATCATCATCGTCCAGTTCTAACCGGTAGTATGCAGTCGCAGAGTCCACTATAATAAGACCGACATTCTCTGTGCTTATTTTCTCAGTTTCCCTTACTGCAGAATACTGTTCTTCAAAATTATGGGGTTCGAAGATGATGATGTCCTGTGCGATCTCTTTGGCATTTTCTCCGGCTATTTGCCTGAACCTGTCGGCAGAGATTCCTTCTGTGTCAATGAAGATCGCTTTCTTCCCCTTCTTAACACATTCAACAGCAAGCTGGAGGCATATGTTCGTTTTACCACTGCCGGCTTCTCCGAATATCTGAGTAACTACTCCTGCTTCGAATCCGCCTCCCAGAAGTTCATCTATGGGATGGCAGCCTGATGCTAGCTGTTTGTTTATTTTCTACACCTCTGCTTGTGGGATGTATCTGGTATTATGGAATTTATGATATACATCTTTTGGCAAAGGTCATTTATCTGGTTGTTCCAGTTAGTCTTACCCATTTAGTACCAGTACTGATAACAAACATGGTTTGGTACATGTCATTATAATAATAATGGATTATAGGATTTGTTACCACATTTGTTATCTACTATGTTACGTTGTTATTCAGTTGTAGGTGTAAAAAGCATTATTAACTGAGAACTCCATACTAGTGGTTTACTCATATAGAGGTCTTTCCCGCATTATACCGGGGCTACTGGATGCGATTATAAATTTTCAGTTGCTATGGGGGGTTTGTGTGTTGGGTCTCTTGCTTATGTTTAAAGATCAAATGGATGGAAGAAATATGCCTGGTGTTATTATCTATACAACGGAAACATGCCCGAAATGTGTGCAGCTGAAGAAGGTATTAAAAGCAAACGATGTGGCTTTCACTGAGGCTGACATGTCAACTCCCGAATCATTGACAGAGTTACGTGTTAACGGTGTGTTCACAGTTACAGCTCCGGTGCTACAGATAGATGATGATTTCCTGACATATGATGAGCTCTTTAACAGCGAAGGCGTGAACCTCGATTCACTAAAAGATATATTATAAGGGAAGTGATCATTTGTCATCTAATACAAAGCTTATCGATGATCCCGAAGGGGAAATAGAAGTGGGTACAAAGGAACAGAATCAGGATGCAGATAAGCTGGGAGCTGACATGATGCCTCTCACCGAACCGCAGTCCATGCAGCAGACACTTGACGGTCAGTTTATCTCAACAATGCCAAAGGTTAGAACAACCGATGGTCATATGGTGAACTGGGACCGCAATATCGTGGTGAACCAGTTACTGAAGGAAACTGCGCTGAGCGAGTGGTATCATGGTATCGATTCCATCACAAAAGATGAAGCTCATGATATTGCCAGGGAAACAGAGAAGCGTATCCGCAGTATGAACATAAAGTTCCTCTCAGGTCCGCTTATCAGGGAACTTGTAAATATGATCCTGCTGGAGCGCGGACATCTTGAATGGCGTAATGTCTCCACAAGGGTGGGCTCTCCTGTTTTCGATGCATGTGAGATCGACCAGGGATCAGGCTTTGAGGCAAATGAGAATGCCAACCTGCAGGAAAACGCTGAAACTTCCCACAAGAAAAAAGCTGACAAGATCTCAAAGGAACAGTACCTTCTGTTGCTCCCGCCAAAGGTTGCAGATCTTCACCTGAACGGTGACCTGCACATTCATGACCTTGAATATTTTGGTACTCGTGCTTTCTGCCAGGACTGGGATCTGAGATATTTCTTCTATTATGGATTGATGCCTGATGGTTCCGGTGCAAAGGCAAGCGTAGCAGGACCTTCCATGAAAGCAGAAGTTGCAATGCTGCATGCTGTCAAGGCTCTTGGAAGTGCCCAGACCAACTTTGCAGGCGGACAGGGATTCTACAATTTCCTTACCTTCTGTGCTCCATATTTCGAAGGTAAATCATACAAAGAGATCGAGCAGCTCATGCAGATGTTCGTCTATGAGATGACACAGATGATGGTGGCTCGTGGTGGTCAGCTTGTGTTCTCTTCAGTACAGTTATCTCCAGGTGTCCCGAAGATGTGGAAGGACAAGCCTGTGGTCTACAAGGGTCGTGTCTGGGATGGTAGCAATGATACTGACAGGCGTGTCTATGGTGACTATGAGCGTGAAGTAAGACTTGGATTCAAGGCACTTATGAACGTTATGCTGGAAGGCGACTACTGGGGAAAACCATTCAACTTCCCTAAGCCGGAGATCTCCATTGAGCCTGATTTCATGACAGAGGATGAGATGTTCAACCGTGCAAATCCGGACCTTCCTACCTATGATGAACTGTACACCATGACCTTTGAACTGACCGCAAAATACGGAACTCCGTACTTTGACAACCAGCTTCCTGAATACAGGGGAGCAGGTGAGGGCATATCCTGTTACCAGTGTTGTGCATACCAGTTCTCAGCAACTCCGGAAGATGATGCTGAGTTCGAGGATAAGATGTACTTCAGGGACGGAAAACATTTCTCAATGGGTTCCTGGCAGGTAGTTTCATTGAACTGTCCAAGGGCTGCATATGAGGCAGATGGTGATGACCAGAAACTGTTCGCTCACCTGAAGCACCTCATGGATGAGGCAATGGAAGTGTTCCAGACAAAGGTCAAGTGGATGACACCTATCATTGACAATGGCAGGATGCCATTTGCAACACAGCAGCCAAAGGACCCAATAAGCGGTAAGAAAGGTGCAATTGCGGTGGATATTGATTCGCTGGTCTTCACCATCGGTGTTGTAGGCCTTAATGAGATGGTCCAGTACCACACAGGTTCCCAGATGCATCAATCAAAGGCAGCTTTCAAGGTTGCTATTCGTGCCATGACAGAGATGGAGATGTATGGAAGAGAACTTTCGGAGAAATATGGTATGGAGATCGCTCTTGCAAGGACTCCTGCAGAGACTACCGGCCAGAGGTTCGCAGTCTCAGATATGCTGCATGAGGAATACAGTGAAAAGGTACTCACCGTTGCAAAAGGCGATGTCAAGGCAGCAGTAGATGGTATAAAGAAAACTCACGACCTGCCGGTCTATTATACTAACGGTACTCACGTACCACCTGGGGCCGATATTTCTCTAGTTGACAGGATCAACATCGAACATGTGTTCTTCCCTATCGTTGATGGTGGAGATATCATGCACATCTGGATGGGTGAGGGTTCACCTGATGCAAAGGGCCTGAAGGATTTTGCAATGAACATTGCAAGGAACACCCAGGTGGGATACTTTGCATTCACCAAGGATATGACCGTTTGTATGGATGACTATCATATGATGGCAGGCCTCAAGGATACCTGTGAGAACTGTGGTTCAGATCACGTTGAACAGCTTTCAAGGGTCACCGGATACATTCAGGCTGTTGGTGGCTGGAATGCTGCAAAGAGACAGGAGCTGGAAGACCGTAAGCGTTACGCTTCAGCTGATATGATCTGATGTGCCGGATGTCTGGTATCTGATGAAAGTGAATTTTGGGGAGATCATCCCCATATCAACCGTTGACTGGCACGGAAAGGCGTCAGTCGTTCTTTTTTTACGTAGCTGTCCTTACAGGTGTCCCTATTGCCAGAACTACGAGATCCTTACAGGTTCTGATATGGTGGATACAAAGGAACTTGAGAATAAGATCGATTCTTCCTCACTCTTTGTGAGTAGCGTCGTGTTTTCAGGCGGTGAACCGCTTGTGCAAAAGAAAGCGGTAATGCATCTGGCTGCCTATGCAAAGAAAAAAGGGTTGCTTGTGGGTATCCATACGAACGGTTACTATCCGGAAGTGGTTGATGAACTGATCGATGGCCGTCTTGTTGACAAGTTCTTTATTGATGTCAAGGCTCCACTGGACGATCCTGTGATGTATGGCAAAGCCATCGGTTTTGGTGATGATGCTATTGTTCCTGATCCTGCTGAAGTTGTGGAAAAGGTAAAGCAGACAATATCCATTGTAACTGACAGGGAAGTGGAATATGAACTGCGCACCACTGCAATACGTGGTTTTGTGGGTGATCCTGATGACATCGCAGCGATCGCAAGTTCTATTGTTCCGTATATTTCAATTTCGAATGTTCCTTATGTGATCCAGCAGGGTCAGCCAGCTCACTCAATGAGGGAGGACCTGCGTGACATTACACCCTTTTCCCGCGATGAGATGCTGGAACTTGCCAGACGTGCCCATGAGTTTGTCGACAATGTATGGGTCAGGACAAAAGAAGGTGGCAACGAACAGGTTAACTTCGAATCAATCTGAAGTTTAAGTAAAAACTTTATATGTTCGCGTTATAGCTTTATTTATAATGTTATAGGAGCATAGCAACATGAAGCGAACATATCCATTACTATTTATTTTCCTGCTCACCTGCGTTATTGCAGCAGGATGCATGTCAACTGACAGCAATACTCAGTATGCACCACAGGAAGAAAGCTTTTCCTTTGGGAACAAGATGGCCGAACTGAGTGCAGATGAGGCCTGGTATGATTCTGATGACAGCTCTTTAAATGTAGCGGACAGCGGGGAATCCACAGGAAGCAGCATAACACGCAAGGTGATAACTACTTCTGATGTTTCCCTTGAAGTAAAGGATGCTCCGGAAGCAGTTGATTCAATTGGCAATATAGCATTTGAATATGATGGCTATGTTTCCTCTTCATCTGTCTATGATACTTACTACGGGGACAGTGAAAGCATGTCCGGATACATCACCATACGTGTTCCGGCAGCTGATCATGATACTGTACTTGACAGGATCGAAGCTCTCGGGAAGGTGACCTCCAGGAGCACCAGCGGTGTCGATGTAACTGAGGAATATATCGATGTGGAGGCACGCCTGTCGAACATGGAGAAGCAGGAACAACGTCTTCAGGAGATCCTTGATATGGCTACCACCGTGGAAGAGGTTCTTGAAGTGGAAAAAGAACTTGGTCGTGTTCGCGGTGAGATCGAAAGCCTCACAGGAAGGCTCAATTATCTTAACGACAGGATCGATTTCTCTACCATATCTGTAAGTGTCTCCGAGCCTCGCAACATTACTCATTCATGGGGACTTCGTGATGCTCTGTCCGATTCAGTGCGTGGTTTCATAGCCAGCGTCAATGGTATCATCATCTTTATTGGAATCGCTCTTCCAATATTGATATTCGTGACCATTGTCGGCAGTGCAGCTATTTTTGTTAAGAGAAGGGTATGGCGATAATTCTTTCTTTTCCCTTCTTTTTAACCACATTGCTAATAAATATTAAAACTATAAGGTATCCCATGGATAGGTCTGATCTTATTTCCGACATAGCTGAACGCAAACTTGTTTCCAGACTATGCGGTATCTTCAGCCAGGATGAATGTGGCTCCATCATGGCAGGCGCAGGAAAGGATGATTGTGCTGTCCTGGATATCTCGGATGAGGATTGCATGGTCATCACAACGGACATGCTTCATCTGAAGACTGATTTTCCTGCTGCTATGACCCCTTGGCAGATCGGCTGGATGTCTGCTGCTGTCAACCTGAGCGATGTGGCCTCCATGGGTGCAAAACCTATGGGTTTCCTTTCTGCTCTGGGAGTTACGAAAGATATGCAGCTTGGAGATGCTGAAGATATTTCCCGTGGCATGGATGCCTGTGCAAAGTTCTGTGATACATCGGTCATCGGTGGTGACATCGATCTCCACGACGAGCTGACCATCACAGGAACTGCTCTGGGGATGGTAAAAAAAGAACACCTTTTAAGAAGAACCGGGGCGAAGCCAGGCGACCTTGTCTGTGTTACAGGAAACGCAGGTTCGGCAGGTGCTGCACTACTGGCGATACAGCATGACCTTGATGTCAGCGATGAACTTCTGAACACATTACTTGAGCCGGTTCCCCGGACAGATGAGGGTCAAAAGCTTGCAAAGACCGGTGCGGTTACTTCTATGATGGATACAAGCGATGGCCTTGCAATGTCTCTTTACGATCTCATGGATTCAAACGGCATTGGATTCAGGATATATGAGGGCCAGCTCCCGATAGATGATGAGGTCTGTTCTCTTGTCGGTGAAGATGATGCCCTTGAACTTGCCCTTTACACAGGCGGAGATTTCGAGTTGCTTTTCACGGTATCACCTTCGATGGTGGAAGCCGCTAAATCCGTTTGTTATTTAAATGTTGTAGGCGAAGTTACTGATGACACTTTAATAACTATGATAAACAGAGAGGATGCAGAAGTTTCGATATATCGAAAAGGTTATGTGCATTTAGGAAGATTTGATAACATATAATCATATAATATTTGGAGAACTAAACTATGAATAAAGGTTTAAAATTATTATTAATGAGTTTGCTCATCGTTGGGATGAGTTGTGGGGTGGCGATGGCTGCCACATCACTGGACAATCCAGTGAGTCCCACTACAGGATCGACTTCTGATACTTTAGAATATAGAATTACTTTCACAGATACTGAGAATGATTCCGCAGATTATGTGAAATTAATTTTGGACGGTACTGAGCATTTTATGAGTGCTGTTGATTCAGACGATCATACTACGAGTGGCGATGGGAAAGAGTATGCTGTTACCATTGGGCCACTTGCTGCAGGTTCATATCCATTTAGCTATGACGCAGCTAACGGAACTGATGTAGTTACTGGTGCTTATCCTGATACATTGATAATTTCAGAACCTTTGGATATTACTGATCATAATCCTCTTTCTTCTTCAGTATCAACTCAGCAGGGGGATTCTCAGATATTCAACATAACTACCAATAGAATTGCTACTGTAGAATGGCTTATTGATGGAGTTGTTCTTGGATCAGAAACAGATTCTGACGTGACTTTTGCTTCTTACACTAACAATACTGCTCC from Methanococcoides methylutens includes:
- a CDS encoding S-methyl-5-thioribose-1-phosphate isomerase, whose protein sequence is MRTIDWNDEAKSITLVDQTYLPKELKIIECDNLASICEAIRSLRVRGAPALAAAGGFGMALAVTLSSATSMEMLLKDLKVAGDTLKATRPTAINLAWAVNRILKATEDAYDLDSIQDIVISEALRIADDDVKINKAIGKHGHRLLEDGDRVMTHCNAGRMACVDWGTALGVIRSAVEKGKEIEVIACETRPLNQGGRITTWELMQDNIPVTLITDSMSGHVMKNGMVDKVIVGADRITQDVVFNKIGTYTHSVLAREHEIPFFVAAPVSTFDPNGWEETVKIEERDGDELRYMGGEQIAPANVRVYNPAFDATPMENITAIVTENGIFQPPFLLDEVIM
- a CDS encoding HD domain-containing protein; the encoded protein is MTKPRVFHDPVHGTIILSELEQLLIDTPQFQRLRGIQQLGLADVVFPGANHTRFEHSVGTMHTASLLGNYLELEDESVLKLRLAGLLHDIGHSAFSHAVESILKRDPEIRPKVNGKGFLTHEAFTKHIVSKVLPGTSVISRFVSHELGRDPYDFFSEVSKIATGDVSIEKPYLSQLMSGDIDADRIDFLLRDSYHTGVSLGLIDLDQIIQCLCIRGDNVVLGDPEAGSFGEELTLAAVESMLIARSHHYTAIIHHPLTQSVRVMLLNALENTLLKLRGELGDGAVAEMVAEFFTSYNDADLLNLISRNGDEAARKLLSDIRDGRIYTPVARFNQKTLSPGTRMALSTIAQHGVATKMLEKGLEKELGDVLVDLSIATGVPKSAMVIAGGHENFFYDESALANGLVRAISRQMSLTAFTHPDAAIGSELASAQEKMRDLVDDLSPRLLNFIRGDQYLPIEGLILLLYAIHKLFEVEKDGFISIPRIRNITWLYRNVAFFKEDSRLKYLFDYDFHTRYGFPYSNKVYEDIQLLVAMGIVDEDLRYFEKDGRFRQRYEYAFTDAGVQYAASIVDSYGREFGMMTEYLTMNKHSIPRDIVTIPLARYQRDRKKRTSGANR
- a CDS encoding tRNA (adenine-N1)-methyltransferase, whose amino-acid sequence is MKLGEVVLLKTSHRGKIREFITSVSDEKFHTDFGMIEMSELLEKDAGDTVVSHMGQEFVIQLPRMPDFFRHAKRTGAPIMPKDIGMILGYTGINKNDVVLDAGTGSGILAMYLGSIAKRVLSFEIREDFVDVARENIRRAGLENVEVRCGNIVDEAGELDEKFNAVILDTIDSASVVPHVPSILAPGGFLVTYSPFLEQTSQIRKAIDEADFFEVRTIECIERAMSFSDRGTRPSTSRVGHTGYITIARM
- the radB gene encoding DNA repair and recombination protein RadB, translated to MNKQLASGCHPIDELLGGGFEAGVVTQIFGEAGSGKTNICLQLAVECVKKGKKAIFIDTEGISADRFRQIAGENAKEIAQDIIIFEPHNFEEQYSAVRETEKISTENVGLIIVDSATAYYRLELDDDDSSIRTRRELSNQIGFLHSLARKRGIVVVITNQVYSDINTNTLKPIGGSGLEHISKTIVQLERTGTGTRRAKLWKHRSRPEGTTCEFTITADGVR
- a CDS encoding glutaredoxin family protein, with translation MPGVIIYTTETCPKCVQLKKVLKANDVAFTEADMSTPESLTELRVNGVFTVTAPVLQIDDDFLTYDELFNSEGVNLDSLKDIL
- the nrdD gene encoding anaerobic ribonucleoside-triphosphate reductase, producing MMPLTEPQSMQQTLDGQFISTMPKVRTTDGHMVNWDRNIVVNQLLKETALSEWYHGIDSITKDEAHDIARETEKRIRSMNIKFLSGPLIRELVNMILLERGHLEWRNVSTRVGSPVFDACEIDQGSGFEANENANLQENAETSHKKKADKISKEQYLLLLPPKVADLHLNGDLHIHDLEYFGTRAFCQDWDLRYFFYYGLMPDGSGAKASVAGPSMKAEVAMLHAVKALGSAQTNFAGGQGFYNFLTFCAPYFEGKSYKEIEQLMQMFVYEMTQMMVARGGQLVFSSVQLSPGVPKMWKDKPVVYKGRVWDGSNDTDRRVYGDYEREVRLGFKALMNVMLEGDYWGKPFNFPKPEISIEPDFMTEDEMFNRANPDLPTYDELYTMTFELTAKYGTPYFDNQLPEYRGAGEGISCYQCCAYQFSATPEDDAEFEDKMYFRDGKHFSMGSWQVVSLNCPRAAYEADGDDQKLFAHLKHLMDEAMEVFQTKVKWMTPIIDNGRMPFATQQPKDPISGKKGAIAVDIDSLVFTIGVVGLNEMVQYHTGSQMHQSKAAFKVAIRAMTEMEMYGRELSEKYGMEIALARTPAETTGQRFAVSDMLHEEYSEKVLTVAKGDVKAAVDGIKKTHDLPVYYTNGTHVPPGADISLVDRINIEHVFFPIVDGGDIMHIWMGEGSPDAKGLKDFAMNIARNTQVGYFAFTKDMTVCMDDYHMMAGLKDTCENCGSDHVEQLSRVTGYIQAVGGWNAAKRQELEDRKRYASADMI
- a CDS encoding anaerobic ribonucleoside-triphosphate reductase activating protein, translating into MKVNFGEIIPISTVDWHGKASVVLFLRSCPYRCPYCQNYEILTGSDMVDTKELENKIDSSSLFVSSVVFSGGEPLVQKKAVMHLAAYAKKKGLLVGIHTNGYYPEVVDELIDGRLVDKFFIDVKAPLDDPVMYGKAIGFGDDAIVPDPAEVVEKVKQTISIVTDREVEYELRTTAIRGFVGDPDDIAAIASSIVPYISISNVPYVIQQGQPAHSMREDLRDITPFSRDEMLELARRAHEFVDNVWVRTKEGGNEQVNFESI
- a CDS encoding DUF4349 domain-containing protein — encoded protein: MKRTYPLLFIFLLTCVIAAGCMSTDSNTQYAPQEESFSFGNKMAELSADEAWYDSDDSSLNVADSGESTGSSITRKVITTSDVSLEVKDAPEAVDSIGNIAFEYDGYVSSSSVYDTYYGDSESMSGYITIRVPAADHDTVLDRIEALGKVTSRSTSGVDVTEEYIDVEARLSNMEKQEQRLQEILDMATTVEEVLEVEKELGRVRGEIESLTGRLNYLNDRIDFSTISVSVSEPRNITHSWGLRDALSDSVRGFIASVNGIIIFIGIALPILIFVTIVGSAAIFVKRRVWR
- the thiL gene encoding thiamine-phosphate kinase produces the protein MDRSDLISDIAERKLVSRLCGIFSQDECGSIMAGAGKDDCAVLDISDEDCMVITTDMLHLKTDFPAAMTPWQIGWMSAAVNLSDVASMGAKPMGFLSALGVTKDMQLGDAEDISRGMDACAKFCDTSVIGGDIDLHDELTITGTALGMVKKEHLLRRTGAKPGDLVCVTGNAGSAGAALLAIQHDLDVSDELLNTLLEPVPRTDEGQKLAKTGAVTSMMDTSDGLAMSLYDLMDSNGIGFRIYEGQLPIDDEVCSLVGEDDALELALYTGGDFELLFTVSPSMVEAAKSVCYLNVVGEVTDDTLITMINREDAEVSIYRKGYVHLGRFDNI